A window of the Equus przewalskii isolate Varuska chromosome 10, EquPr2, whole genome shotgun sequence genome harbors these coding sequences:
- the FAM222B gene encoding protein FAM222B isoform X2 has translation MNPPVAPYATVAPSTLAHPQAQALARQQALQHAQTLAHAPPPTLQHPQGIPPSQALSHPQSLQQPQGLGHPQPMAQTQGLVHPQALSHQGLQHPPNPLLHGGRKMPDSDAPPNVTVSTSTIPLSMAATLQHSQPPDLSSIVHQINQFCQTRAGISTTSVCEGQIANPSPISRSLLINASTRVSTHSVPTPMPSCVVNPMEHTHAATAALPAAGPVNLPTGISRAPTGYPSDLKPVAWNQHQLAHLQQMCSEAGGTPAPGLTGKHAAGRELAGPGFVGKAPAYPQELCLAQSFHLKPPLEKPTPSPPVNGLAAPLAYPNGHYFQPLWNNILPTPNSDSSGSQDLTMPFHGGQPTGAPLDCAAAAGAHYRAGTGGGPVASQNSLMQTVDYLSGDFQQACFREQSLAMLSKAHRAPGNRAPDPTDSRSLHIQHPGYR, from the coding sequence ATGAACCCCCCCGTGGCGCCCTATGCTACTGTGGCACCCAGCACTTTagcccacccccaggcccaggctcTGGCTCGCCAGCAGGCCCTGCAGCATGCACAGACCCTGGCCCATGCCCCTCCCCCGACGCTGCAGCACCCTCAGGGTATCCCGCCGTCTCAGGCGCTGTCCCACCCTCAGAgcctacagcagcctcagggccTGGGCCACCCTCAGCCCATGGCCCAAACCCAGGGTTTGGTCCACCCTCAGGCCCTGTCTCACCAGGGTCTCCAGCACCCCCCCAATCCCTTGCTGCATGGAGGCCGGAAGATGCCAGACTCAGATGCCCCCCCGAATGTGACCGTGTCTACCTCAACTATCCCCCTTTCAATGGCGGCCACCCTGCAGCACAGCCAGCCCCCGGACCTGAGCAGCATCGTGCATCAGATCAACCAGTTTTGCCAGACGAGGGCAGGCATCAGCACTACCTCAGTGTGTGAGGGCCAGATCGCCAACCCCAGCCCCATTAGTCGCAGTCTGCTCATCAATGCAAGCACCCGGGTGTCGACCCACAGCGTCCCCACACCAATGCCTTCATGTGTGGTCAATCCCATGGAGCACACCCATGCGGCCACAGCCGCATTGCCTGCCGCGGGCCCTGTCAACCTGCCCACGGGCATCTCTCGAGCCCCCACTGGCTACCCTAGCGACCTCAAGCCAGTCGCCTGGAACCAGCACCAGCTGGCCCACCTACAACAGATGTGCAGTGAGGCTGGTGGGACGCCGGCCCCTGGCCTGACAGGCAAGCATGCGGCAGGACGCGAGTTGGCAGGGCCTGGCTTTGTGGGCAAGGCCCCTGCCTACCCGCAGGAACTCTGCCTGGCACAGTCCTTCCATCTGAAGCCACCCCTGGAGAAGCCAACCCCATCCCCACCAGTCAACGGCCTGGCAGCCCCACTGGCCTATCCCAATGGTCACTACTTCCAACCTCTGTGGAACAACATTTTGCCCACTCCCAATAGCGACAGCTCGGGGTCTCAGGACCTCACTATGCCGTTCCATGGTGGGCAGCCCACAGGTGCACCCCTCGACTGTGCAGCGGCTGCGGGGGCCCACTACCGAGCTGGGACTGGGGGCGGTCCAGTGGCCAGCCAGAACAGCTTGATGCAAACAGTGGATTACCTAAGTGGGGATTTCCAGCAGGCCTGCTTCCGAGAACAGAGCCTGGCCATGCTGAGCAAGGCCCACCGAGCCCCTGGCAACCGAGCCCCTGATCCCACAGATAGTCGAAGTCTTCATATTCAGCACCCTGGGTATAGATAG
- the FAM222B gene encoding protein FAM222B isoform X1, with amino-acid sequence MLACLPGPGDLSFQLLSHTQMNTGPQKWDTTQKMRTAHYPTPAELDAYAKKVANNPLTIKIFPNSVKVPQRKHVRRTVNGLDTSAQRYSPYPTQAATKAGLLAIVKVPAKSILKDFDGTRARLLPEAIMNPPVAPYATVAPSTLAHPQAQALARQQALQHAQTLAHAPPPTLQHPQGIPPSQALSHPQSLQQPQGLGHPQPMAQTQGLVHPQALSHQGLQHPPNPLLHGGRKMPDSDAPPNVTVSTSTIPLSMAATLQHSQPPDLSSIVHQINQFCQTRAGISTTSVCEGQIANPSPISRSLLINASTRVSTHSVPTPMPSCVVNPMEHTHAATAALPAAGPVNLPTGISRAPTGYPSDLKPVAWNQHQLAHLQQMCSEAGGTPAPGLTGKHAAGRELAGPGFVGKAPAYPQELCLAQSFHLKPPLEKPTPSPPVNGLAAPLAYPNGHYFQPLWNNILPTPNSDSSGSQDLTMPFHGGQPTGAPLDCAAAAGAHYRAGTGGGPVASQNSLMQTVDYLSGDFQQACFREQSLAMLSKAHRAPGNRAPDPTDSRSLHIQHPGYR; translated from the exons ATGCTAGCCTGTCTACCAGGGCCAGGTGACCTGTCCTTCCAGCTTCTTTCTCACACGCAGATGAACACTGGACCTCAGAAAT ggGACACTACACAGAAAATGAGAACTGCTCACTATCCTACCCCAGCCGAATTGGACGCGTATGCTAAGAAGGTCGCAAACAACCCACTGACTATAAAAATCTTCCCCAACAGTGTGAAGGTTCCCCAGCGGAAACACGTTCGTCGTACTGTGAACGGCCTCGACACATCAGCCCAGCGCTACAGCCCCTACCCGACTCAGGCTGCCACCAAGGCAGGCCTGCTTGCCATTGTCAAAGTGCCAGCCAAAAGCATACTCAAGGACTTTGACGGCACCCGAGCCCGGTTGCTCCCTGAGGCCATCATGAACCCCCCCGTGGCGCCCTATGCTACTGTGGCACCCAGCACTTTagcccacccccaggcccaggctcTGGCTCGCCAGCAGGCCCTGCAGCATGCACAGACCCTGGCCCATGCCCCTCCCCCGACGCTGCAGCACCCTCAGGGTATCCCGCCGTCTCAGGCGCTGTCCCACCCTCAGAgcctacagcagcctcagggccTGGGCCACCCTCAGCCCATGGCCCAAACCCAGGGTTTGGTCCACCCTCAGGCCCTGTCTCACCAGGGTCTCCAGCACCCCCCCAATCCCTTGCTGCATGGAGGCCGGAAGATGCCAGACTCAGATGCCCCCCCGAATGTGACCGTGTCTACCTCAACTATCCCCCTTTCAATGGCGGCCACCCTGCAGCACAGCCAGCCCCCGGACCTGAGCAGCATCGTGCATCAGATCAACCAGTTTTGCCAGACGAGGGCAGGCATCAGCACTACCTCAGTGTGTGAGGGCCAGATCGCCAACCCCAGCCCCATTAGTCGCAGTCTGCTCATCAATGCAAGCACCCGGGTGTCGACCCACAGCGTCCCCACACCAATGCCTTCATGTGTGGTCAATCCCATGGAGCACACCCATGCGGCCACAGCCGCATTGCCTGCCGCGGGCCCTGTCAACCTGCCCACGGGCATCTCTCGAGCCCCCACTGGCTACCCTAGCGACCTCAAGCCAGTCGCCTGGAACCAGCACCAGCTGGCCCACCTACAACAGATGTGCAGTGAGGCTGGTGGGACGCCGGCCCCTGGCCTGACAGGCAAGCATGCGGCAGGACGCGAGTTGGCAGGGCCTGGCTTTGTGGGCAAGGCCCCTGCCTACCCGCAGGAACTCTGCCTGGCACAGTCCTTCCATCTGAAGCCACCCCTGGAGAAGCCAACCCCATCCCCACCAGTCAACGGCCTGGCAGCCCCACTGGCCTATCCCAATGGTCACTACTTCCAACCTCTGTGGAACAACATTTTGCCCACTCCCAATAGCGACAGCTCGGGGTCTCAGGACCTCACTATGCCGTTCCATGGTGGGCAGCCCACAGGTGCACCCCTCGACTGTGCAGCGGCTGCGGGGGCCCACTACCGAGCTGGGACTGGGGGCGGTCCAGTGGCCAGCCAGAACAGCTTGATGCAAACAGTGGATTACCTAAGTGGGGATTTCCAGCAGGCCTGCTTCCGAGAACAGAGCCTGGCCATGCTGAGCAAGGCCCACCGAGCCCCTGGCAACCGAGCCCCTGATCCCACAGATAGTCGAAGTCTTCATATTCAGCACCCTGGGTATAGATAG